TTTCTTACGTAATTATTAACTAAATTCTTACGATTTTCTTACAAAAAAAAATAGAACTTTCTAAATATGAAAATTCTACTTTTAATAAATTTATCTTCTTACTAAAAGTTGCATTGTCTTTTATATCATCATAAATGGTTTCACATATACGTCTGCTAAAACATAGTATAGATAACAATCGCTAGTTATATCTAATCCACTATACTTACCTCTTTTCTATAACAAATTCCAAAATATTATAAAAAGGCATTTCAAAATATATTAATAAGATTTATATCTCATAAATATCTATTTTAAAATGCCTTTTAGTTTATATAATTTTTATTTGTATTATGTTTGCCTAATATAAAATATTATACCAACATTGTATAATTATATATTAAAAATATCAATAATTTTCAATCGATTATACAAATTTATTTTATATATTCTTTTTTCTTCTCTATTAAAACAAGCTGTGGTGGATTATTTATTTGATTTATAAATCCACATTCTAATACGTTAAATTCATTTTGATCAAGATTTTTTACAAATTCATAAACACTATTTTTCTCTTCCATTCCCCCTTCATGCCCTGTGTATATTGCTATACTTATAACTCCATGAGGTTTTAATAAATTTAAAGAATGTTTAATGGCCTTAATAGTAGTTTCTGGCTTTGTGATTATATTATGATCAGCTCTTGGTAGATATCCTAAGTTAAATAAAACACAGCTTACCTCTCCTTCAACATACTTGTCCATATTTTCATGACCATCAAGTATTAACTTAACTCTATCGCTTAAATTTTCTTTATCTAACCTTTTTTTAGTAGATTTAAGAGCAGTTTCTTGTACATCAAAGCTATATACAAAACCATCTTCTCCAACCTTCTCTGCTAAATACTTTGTATCGTATCCATTTCCCATAGTAGCATCAACTACTATATCACCTTCATTTATAACTTTTTCTAAATATAATTTATTTATATCTGTAATCTTAGTTAAGCACTTTCCTAATTTCATACCACACCTCTATTTTATGCTTTTTAAATAAGCCACTTCTTCTTTAGTTAAATGTCTGTACTGACCTACTTCTAAATCTTTTAAAACTATTTTACCCATAGCTGATCTTTTCAGTCTAAGTACTGGATGGTTTATAGCTCTACACATTTTTCTTACTTGTCTATTTCTACCTTCATGTATTTTTATTTGACATATTGAGTAGTTCTTTTCTTCATTTATTTTAACTACTTTTATTTTAGCAGGAGCTGTTTTGTAGTCTTCTATATATAAACCTTCTTCAAAGTTTTTAATTTCTTGTGCATTTGGTACACCTTTAACTATAGCCATATAAGTTTTATCAACTTCATGTTTTGGATGAGTTAATTTATAAGTTAAATCACCATCATTAGTAAGTATTAATAAACCACTAGTTTCATAATCTAATCTTCCTATAGGATAAACTCTTTCATCTATATCTTTTACTAAATCAAGTACACTTGGTCTATCAAATTGATCTTTAACAGTTGTTATATAACCTTCTGGTTTATTTAAAACAATGTAAACATTATTTTTTTCTACACCTATTTGTTCTCCATCAATTTCAACTATATCTTTTTCCTCATCTATATTAAAGGCAAGCTCTGTAACTAGCTTTCCATTTACAGTAACTCTACCATCTAGTATTATTTCTTCTGCTTTTCTTCTTGATGCAACACCACAAGATGCTATATATTTATTTATTCTCATAATTTCACCTTTCTCTTATAGTTTTTAATATAATCCTCTTTACTTTCTGTATATTATATAAACATTAAAATGTTTCTTTATTACTATTTCTAATAAAGCAATTTTCATTTCATTATTATAA
The Romboutsia ilealis genome window above contains:
- a CDS encoding tRNA (mnm(5)s(2)U34)-methyltransferase, which codes for MKLGKCLTKITDINKLYLEKVINEGDIVVDATMGNGYDTKYLAEKVGEDGFVYSFDVQETALKSTKKRLDKENLSDRVKLILDGHENMDKYVEGEVSCVLFNLGYLPRADHNIITKPETTIKAIKHSLNLLKPHGVISIAIYTGHEGGMEEKNSVYEFVKNLDQNEFNVLECGFINQINNPPQLVLIEKKKEYIK
- a CDS encoding pseudouridine synthase, with the protein product MRINKYIASCGVASRRKAEEIILDGRVTVNGKLVTELAFNIDEEKDIVEIDGEQIGVEKNNVYIVLNKPEGYITTVKDQFDRPSVLDLVKDIDERVYPIGRLDYETSGLLILTNDGDLTYKLTHPKHEVDKTYMAIVKGVPNAQEIKNFEEGLYIEDYKTAPAKIKVVKINEEKNYSICQIKIHEGRNRQVRKMCRAINHPVLRLKRSAMGKIVLKDLEVGQYRHLTKEEVAYLKSIK